The following is a genomic window from Patagioenas fasciata isolate bPatFas1 chromosome 1, bPatFas1.hap1, whole genome shotgun sequence.
TTTTCCTCAGCACATAATTTCAATTCCAATTCATTAATGTCAAAgcataaaagaaacaaaagcacatAAAGCAACAGAGGTTTGCCAAAACCAGAAGATAACAGCTGATAATTAAGGAAGTCCCATTATTTCTTGGCAAAGTAGCCTGTGTTTTCAGAGACACATTCTTGAAGGGCCTCCCATTAGTGTAGCTGCATAATTTGCATGAATACTATTTGCACAAACAAATAAAGGTTTTCAATATGCATAAAAGGAAGCTTTAATGTTCCCGTAATTTCTATACAACACCCATCCCATGCCCCTTCTCACTGGCACAGCCCAGTCTGCTGACAGGTTCACAGCAGAGCCACTCAAGCAAACGTTTGGGGGTGGGCAAAAATTTTCTGTGACTCCATCAAGACCTGGGCTTTTGTTAGCAGATACATCCCACCCCAAAATCAATATCCTAATTATCCTGGTTAATCTTGGCACTTGGATTCTGTACACCCACTTCTGCAGCACAGTTTTGGTTCAGTTGATGATCCTAGGATGTCGCAAAGAAATTAAAGAGCTCTTCTTCTGGAGCCTGATGTCATTAGATACTGGATCACAAAATCAtgtaatcatttaggttggaaatgaaccttaagatcactgagtccaacattAATCTAACACTGTCatatccaccactaaaccatgtccctaagaaccttatctacagatcttttaaatacctccagggatccCAGTCCTCATCCACGGTGAAGGTCTGTGGTGGACAGTTAGTTATTGCTTCATTCATGGAAATTTGATCAAAGATGGTTGTTGGGGATGTTATTCAAATGGCAAATAgtcaacagagagagaaaagatatTTTACTGGTAGAGAACTCTGTGAAAATACTGCTTGAAGAGAAACTATTTTATTCTGGCAAAGTCTCAGAAGGTTGGGGTTATACCTCTTGTGAGGGCTGTTGCTAATCCACACATACTGCCACAGCAGTTCCCAAGTCACCAAGAGCTGATAACTGAAACAGATTTTTTGAACATATGAAAACCATTTTATATCTTATTGAAAAAGATTTTTAGATAAAATTTAATCAGATACTTTCTACAGAAATTTATGGGCAAGAGTAAATTTTCCATTACGGTATAAGTTATAATGGTAAATCTTCCGTTATGCCTActgctgaaggaaaaataaatttatttcatgGCAACATTTGGCCTAGAGCCCTAGATCCTCTTCACGTTTTAGCAGTATTGTTACAGCAGCAAAACTCTCCAAGGGTGCACACAACCTTAAAATCCTTCTGGGTCTGTGAGAGCCATAACTGCTGCAACCCCAAGCAGCTGGAAGAGAGAGCTTGTCAGAAATCAACTCCTGGCCTGCAGAAAACCACTTAACAACCACCTAGCTGAGACCAAGGCATCATATCATCTAATATATTCAAGAACCAGAGATTACAGTCCAGGAGTCCAGCAAGGGGGAGAAAGGAGGGTGGCACATCTTCACCTGGAACAGGTTTGGATGGGGAGAGTGGCAGGTTCTTACACAGCTTTGTCAATTATGAATCCAACAGAACCAGAAGCTGAGGTTCACCCATTGCAGGGCAAGGCTAACTCCAAGCTGCTATGCTGGATTTATTTCGATGCAAACCTGTCCTTTGAAGGTACCACCTCCTGTTGGAGCTTCCTTTTTGCCAGCTCAGCTCTCTCCACTCTCAATCAGGGCTGTGCCTTCACTGCTGCTTTAGGGTCTCTGATTGCAACCAGTGCCCATTTCATGGTGTCTTTGGCGTGGTGACAAAGTTGATGCTGCTACTAGTATGGTGATGAACTGTGTGTTATCACAAGTAACTTCCTTGATGTGGGAGAAAAGTGCAGCAGAGCAAAACCCCATTTACACTGGCATATTGCTAGGAAAATGAGCAGGGTGGTCATTAAATGTGCAGCCCAGAAGCTGGAACATGGGGTAGCTCTGAAAATGTCCTTAAGAAACGTGTTTATCATTGGCAGAAAGGGGTTATTGCTGGGACTTCCTGTCTCAGCAAACTCAGCTCAATCAGGAAACATTTCTGGGCAGCTCAGCGATGTGAGGGTACAGGGGTAGCCCTCTCTGCCTGGCATTATGGTGATATAGAGTGTTAATGATGTCAGTGAGCATTTACACCTACACAGATAACACCATGTAATGAGTCCCTCCACCAGAAATGCTGCTGCCCTAAGATGTCCAGCTGCTTCCTTCGGGACAAAGCGTGGAGAGTTGTGCTAAATTCCCACCCCTGAGCTGTAAGAGAAAATCCTATCCATTTACCCAAGGTCTAAGGTTTGGATTAATCTAAGACAAAAAATCTTTCCTGTTCATTTCCTGTTGAGCAGCAGCCTAAATACCCTGACCCAAAGGCAGAAAAGAATGCAAACGATTACTTCCCCTATTACATGGGGAAATACACAGAGGACAAAAGGTGAACTTCAGCCCTGTGCTGAAAGTCAGGAGAAGATCCACGTAAGCAAACTGTCTCAGAGTCAGAATGATTCATTCAACAAGGTAAACAGTGAATTcctcactgcaggaaaaaaagcaaaacctatTTTGTTTCCTGATTAACTAAGTTATCCAGTTAACTACATCAGATGTAGTCACGCATTCTGTGATCTCAGGGCTTCTTCCTGCCCTACCGCCACACAAAATTGCCGCAGACCCAGGCTACAGCTGATGAGATTACCAACGCGTGAATTCATGCACCCATTATGAAACTAGAAGCCAAGCACTCCTGCTCTCTGACTTCTACACCGATAATGATGAGACTGggaaatttttctcatttttgttaaCTTCATAACAACAGGTCTGGGATATTTACTCATCTGTCAGAGGAAAAGAGTGTATTAAAAACTGAATGTAATTGCTCCTGTTTTGCTTGGTACAGAAAAAGCTTGTCCAAGGTAAGTAGGAGACATTGTGGTCAAAATTGGTTCAATATGTGAAAATAAGAAGTGCTGTTCACAGATAACATACCAAATCTGTTATATGCCATTCACAGACATACATATCTATCCTCAGTGATTTTCAGAAAAGTCCAAGAATTACTCCCACAGCACGATTTTATCCAAGATAACCACTATAATTGCATTCTGCCAAATTATATGTTATCACTTGAAATGAGCTATTCCTTACTCCAAGTGGCGTGAAAATTTTTTCTATATACACCATTTCCCACCATGTTCATGCTTTCCCTAGATAGTTTCAACACAGACTTCCTTACAGAAATCTTATAACTTAGTTCCTCTTTCAGCTGGCCCACAGTGAGTCTTGCTACCAGAAAGACTATAATTCTGATGTTGTCTCTGTTGCTCATCCAATACACCCTAAACCACACTCATTTGTAATGATCATGGCAACAAGTATCTGATTGCACTTTTGACACGTGCTAGTCAAAAAGAATTGCAATTCCAACTTTTATTCACTCCTACACATATATAAAGGTGTTGCAACCACTGTGCGTGAGGGCAATCTGGATCTGGAGAAGACAGGTTGTCAAGTCAACAGCACATTTAAGCAGGTGATGATAGTTTTGCTTCCAACACTAGGGCACTAGACTGGCCTTTGAAAGGTAAAGTGCACAAAAGATGTAATAGCTCTGTAACAGAAAGGTTAGCTCCTATGTTTTCTACATTCAGCGTCTAGTACACTCAAGATGAAATGAATATACTGTACGCAGGTACATGAACACACGTTGTGGCATTTGATGACTTTAGACATAGAGAAGACATTAGTGGAGATGTCACAAATTAGTGAACAGGACAAATGTTGATTCAACATATCTGCCCGTTGAAGGTTAAGAGTCACAAATGACATTAGACCAGGCTTGACATTTTGTGAGTCAGGCCGATGGTCTCCACAGCCAAGAAAAGCTCTGGTAACCTCTTCACCTGGAGTCCAATAAGCAGAGAACCCGCACATTGGCAAGGACACCGCTTATGCGTTTTATAAACTCTTAAGATTTTCCTGTCCATGTGTGTGGAGCCACGAAAACGTTCTGATCCGCAAATTTATTCTTAGGCACGACTCGCTGTCGCCTCGCAGGTTAcacggggagggggggaaggttCCCGTAGCCCCTGGGCAGCGCGGCACCGCCGCCCCGTGGAGACCGGCCTGCAGCGACGGACGGACCGACGGGCCGGCTGCCGCTGGGCGGAACGGCGTCCTCAGAGCGGGTCAGCCCGGAGGCGGAGCGACACCCGCTGGGCCGGACACCCGCACCCGCTGGCTCAGCGCAGCGGGTCCAGCCCCGGCCGGGAGGGCGGCGGCTGCTCTGCCTGGCCGGCCTGCAAGGCAGAACAAGGTTGCTGTCGGGGCGTGCGGGGCGGACACAGGCGGGAGGGAGAGAAGCGCCTACGGCCCGGGATGCTCATGACGCCAGCCCCGGCCCTAACCCGGCAGTGCGGCCGGAGGCGCCGACAGCGCTACCTCCGCCCAGCAGGCACGGAGCGCCTGGCGCTGGCAGCGATTGGTTGGGAACAGGGAGGAGGGCAGCCAGACTGGCCAATGAGAGAAGCCCCCGGGGGCGCCGAGCCAATGGGCAACTCCGCTTTTCGCTTCGCGCTCGAGGGCGCCTCAGCCTATTGAAAGCGCGGCGCGGCGGAGGTGAGGGGTCGGAGGTGAGAGCGGCGCCCCCGGAAGTGGAAGCCGGAGCGGCACTGCCTCCCATTCTCTCGCAGCCCGCGGCGTGCACGAGTGTTTTGTTCCCGCGTGGGCCTGTCTTCTACGGGACGCTGCGCGCCGCGTTGCCATGGTGAGGGCGGTGCACGCGCCGCGCGCGGGAACGGGAGGgggcggagggagggggggcacgcgggcagcgggagccatGTCCGTTAACGGTCCCCGGGGGCGGTGTCGCTgaccggctgctctcccggcagAGCCTGCCCCTCAACCCCAAGCCCTTCCTGAACGGGCTGACGGGGAAGCCGGTGATGGTGAAGCTGAAGTGGGGGATGGAGTACAAGGGCTACCTCGTCTCCGTCGACGGCTACATGAACATGCAGGTGAGGGGCGGGAGCCGCCGGGGTTACCGGGGAGATGCCTGGGGCGGCAAAGTGGGGTGATTCTAAAGGATCGGAGGTGGGAGCGGGGTCGCTCGGCTGCCCCCGGTCCCTGTAGCCGGGCAGTGGTCTGGGGGGTGAAGTTTCTTCTTTTATAATCATTCTGAGTCTTGCTGGTTTTCTTCTCAAGCTTGCAAACACAGAGGAATATATAGACGGTGCGTTGTCTGGACACCTGGGTGAAGTTTTGATAAGGTAATTAAGATATTAAGGGCAGAGAGTGGGTTTCCTTAAACCTTTTTACAGGTTATGTTAAAGCTTGTATTGCTAGATGCTGTGTTCCTTGGCTAAGATGCTAAGTGTTAACGTAACTCTTGTGTAAAACCTATGAGATCCCTTCtaaggggagaaaaaaggaattttgaaatatttgtaaAGCAGTGTTTATGATAATAAAACTTTAGTTTTCCTGATCGTCATAGATCTATAAATCTCTTGGCAGTAGTAGAGTGTATTAATGTATTGCTATGGAAAGTGTTTTGCATACTTAGAAATTAAACTTGACCATAACTGTTAACTCAAAGGTAAAAATTTCTCATACAGCATTATCAGCTGGTTACTGCTTTTATAAACTTGTTGTTTTTCACAATTGTTGTCGACTTTTTGGAAAGCTGTACAAGGTCAACAGCAGGAATTTGTTATGCTGAATCTTGCTGTTGCCAGGCCATAATCAAACAGGAGAATTCTTATAGTAGTGTATACGCATGGAAAATTAATCTGTTTACCACTAAGGGAACTTTTGGTTCTGTTTACAGATGCAATAATGTTTTGTACATCAGAGGtgtggaagaagaggaagaagatggaGAAATGAGAGAATAGGTGTTTTGTATATCTGGAaataaactttttgtttgtttgtttgttttccataattTTGTAATGAGATGTTTACTTTTTTGCCGTTATATTTTAATATGGAGGAAGTGAACCCTTAAAAAGGTCTATAATATTTTATTGGCATTTGAAAAACTGCTGGAGGAGTAGGCAATTATTTCAATTTAAGACTGAAAATTGTAGTGAAAagtgagcattaaaaaaaaataaaaatccacaacTGTTAAGTGTTACCAGTGCCAACAAGTGCCATTAATGTTAAGGGAAATATCTCAATTTAAGTGGTTTCCAGAATTAATTAGATCTGGAAAGACTGAAGGACCTGCAGGAACAACCTTTTCTCTGACAGTAATATAGGCTGTAGAATGAGCGGCAgaaatctttaggaaaaaaaaaaatcctgatgtgCCTGCTGCAGGCTGGTGATGATTTGGTAATGATTCCTCAGCTCTAAATTGTTTAATTAATTAGAGGACGCAGCTATAATGCTTCATAGCCTTATGTCAGTAGAAACTAAGTTTCACCTCCAAGTGAAAAACTGTAAGTCACCTTGCAGTATTTGCAGGAACCTCATTTTTAGCTGTCTTCTGCTTTAACGGCTGAAGGCTTGAGCAAAATACCAGTTATTTCCCATCTGACACACAGGAAAATGCGACACTCTATATATTTTACAGTATGTATGTAGTTACTATTTAAATACAACTAGTCTTTAAACCTGtgtaaaaaatatttggaaatggtTGTGAAGACTTAACTGCAGGTGAGATGTGGAAATCTGTTACACCCCAGTGTCTCTAAGAAATATTTTGCTAGTTTGAGTCACAAAGCTTGAAGTGTGTCTGTACAGTCCTTACTGAAGAAGGACTAATTGGTATCGACTTTGTAGCTAatacccacacaaacaaaagccTCTTGGCAGCTATAAAGGCCCATAGACTTCAATGGGATTGATAGGTTTAAGACAACACATGGCAAAGTGGGAGTGcacttttccttctctcataaaaaaaaaaaaaaagtcttattgcCACTAGGCAGCTGGAAGGTTAAAGTTTTGGCAGGAACACAATAACTGTGTTTTCAAATGTTAAGAGTAAGCACTGAGGTTAACTGAGTGTCCATTACCTATCAGCCTGGCTTAATGAAGGGTCATTGCTGTGCCAGTGCAGCCGGTCCGAGACTCCCTGTTCCAGGCTGTGATGGAGCCAAGAATCACTACCCAGCCAGCCAGAGATATGCTGCATCAACGTAAATTAAAAGCATTGTATTTGACCCTTCTGTCCCCAAgagggccacctgtgtcctggggtgcatcaagcacagcatcgccagccgggccagggaggtgattgtctcaCTCTATTCTGCagtggtgcggcctcacctggagcactgggtgcagttctgggcaccacaggataaagtggctataaagctactggagagtgtccagaacagGGCCACGAGGTTGGTAAAGggcttggagaggaagccgtatgatgAGCGGCTAAGGTCATTGgtttgttgagcctggagaagaggagaccaaggggagacctcatcgtgaTCTAcatcttcctcacaaggggaagaggaggggcaggtgccaaactctttgGCAAACAGCAATACGCCGCAAGAGAATGGCAGGGGAGGCGTAGAAGGCAGAACCTGAGGCAAcggtaggaagatgtgccaggggggcatgtagactggacatgaggaaaaggttcttcacccagagggtggtggagcactggaacagactccccagggaggtgtcacggccccaagcctgacagtgttcaagaagagactggacaac
Proteins encoded in this region:
- the SNRPF gene encoding small nuclear ribonucleoprotein F, whose amino-acid sequence is MSLPLNPKPFLNGLTGKPVMVKLKWGMEYKGYLVSVDGYMNMQLANTEEYIDGALSGHLGEVLIRCNNVLYIRGVEEEEEDGEMRE